The Sorangiineae bacterium MSr11367 genome window below encodes:
- a CDS encoding cysteine hydrolase, which yields MKRALLVIDVQNEYFSDNFPVEYPPTRVTLPHIGQAIDAARAADIPIVVVQHSAPAGSPIFAKGSSGWELHPEVARRGHDHLVEKTKASSFSGTDLREWLAARGIDTLTIVGYMTHNCDAATTFDAAHAGLSVEILSDASGSLPYANRAGSATAEEIHRVFTVVFQSNFGAVMSTAEWLESVRQGRAPERDNILMSNRRARGVA from the coding sequence ATGAAACGCGCCCTTCTCGTCATCGACGTGCAGAACGAATATTTCAGCGACAATTTCCCGGTCGAATATCCACCCACGCGTGTCACCCTTCCGCACATTGGGCAGGCCATCGATGCCGCGCGTGCGGCGGATATTCCCATCGTGGTGGTTCAGCATTCCGCGCCAGCGGGGTCACCCATTTTCGCCAAGGGCTCGAGCGGCTGGGAGCTCCACCCGGAGGTGGCGCGCCGCGGCCATGACCATCTCGTCGAGAAGACGAAGGCCAGCTCGTTCAGCGGTACCGATCTGCGCGAGTGGCTGGCCGCCCGCGGCATCGATACGCTGACCATCGTCGGGTACATGACCCACAACTGTGATGCGGCGACGACGTTCGATGCGGCGCACGCGGGGCTTTCGGTGGAGATCCTTTCGGACGCGAGCGGCTCGTTGCCGTACGCGAACCGCGCGGGCTCGGCGACCGCCGAGGAGATTCACCGCGTTTTCACGGTGGTGTTCCAATCGAACTTCGGCGCGGTGATGAGTACGGCCGAATGGCTCGAGAGCGTGCGCCAAGGCCGCGCACCCGAACGCGACAATATCCTCATGTCCAATCGGCGTGCACGCGGAGTGGCCTAG
- a CDS encoding helix-turn-helix transcriptional regulator — MSLLEIPTEARAAGWTLDYPLRPLHAGRELFVGACHCAGHEHGWSSVSAHHYELDVMREGMHLQSSGGVQRVMDPTCASLHAPGDEYLVNSPTRHPQRSTLLLLRGALAEELLPRMSARACYVSPAAARIHFELVHARDAVAIEETALALAHRILSDTTPARARRKRAITPSWRRLTEELHHVMVTRFRERLTVDSMAAACHASPFHASRVFRAVTGETLHRHLTRVRLRAALFMIGDVGPGRLAEIAFATGFSSHSHFTRAFRAEFGCAPSDLAAQRAPRPLRVHADWT, encoded by the coding sequence ATGTCCTTGCTCGAAATCCCCACGGAGGCCCGAGCGGCGGGTTGGACGCTCGACTACCCGCTGCGGCCCCTGCACGCCGGGCGAGAGCTCTTCGTGGGGGCCTGCCATTGCGCCGGCCACGAGCACGGGTGGTCCTCGGTCAGCGCGCACCACTACGAACTCGACGTGATGCGCGAGGGCATGCACCTGCAGAGCAGCGGCGGCGTGCAGCGCGTGATGGATCCCACGTGTGCCTCACTGCACGCGCCGGGCGACGAGTACCTGGTGAATTCGCCGACGCGGCACCCCCAGCGAAGCACCCTGCTTCTTTTGCGCGGGGCCCTCGCCGAAGAGTTGCTCCCGCGCATGTCCGCACGCGCGTGCTACGTCTCGCCGGCGGCGGCGCGCATCCATTTCGAACTCGTGCACGCGCGGGATGCGGTGGCCATCGAGGAGACCGCATTGGCCCTGGCCCACCGCATTTTGTCCGACACCACGCCGGCCCGTGCCCGCCGAAAGCGCGCCATCACGCCTTCGTGGCGTCGGCTGACCGAGGAGCTCCACCACGTGATGGTCACGCGCTTTCGCGAGCGCCTCACCGTCGATTCCATGGCCGCGGCGTGCCACGCTTCGCCGTTTCACGCGAGCCGCGTCTTTCGCGCGGTGACCGGCGAGACCTTGCACCGGCACCTCACGCGCGTGCGCTTGCGCGCGGCGCTGTTCATGATCGGGGACGTCGGACCGGGGCGCCTCGCCGAGATTGCCTTTGCCACGGGCTTTTCGTCCCATAGCCATTTCACGAGAGCCTTCCGCGCGGAGTTCGGCTGCGCGCCCTCGGATCTGGCGGCGCAGCGTGCCCCTAGGCCACTCCGCGTGCACGCCGATTGGACATGA
- a CDS encoding NAD(P)H-binding protein, giving the protein MRIAVFGAAGNVGRRIVAEALARGHEVTAVVRDAARLEEVNAAARGRTGDAANVDDVAALGRGHDVVVGATRPPAGRERDLVTAARALLAGVAQTDARLVLVGGAATLAVPGGAGTKVMDDPRFLEPAYRAIALACAAQLEACRAEGSADWTYLSPPALLEPGTRTGHYRLGGDELLLDAAGQSVISMEDFAVAVLDEVERPAHRRARFTVGY; this is encoded by the coding sequence ATGCGCATTGCCGTATTTGGAGCAGCTGGAAACGTAGGACGCCGCATCGTGGCCGAGGCCTTGGCGCGCGGCCACGAGGTGACCGCCGTCGTGCGCGATGCGGCGCGCCTCGAGGAGGTGAACGCCGCTGCACGAGGTCGCACGGGTGACGCGGCCAACGTCGACGACGTGGCGGCGCTAGGTCGAGGCCACGACGTCGTCGTCGGGGCGACGCGTCCGCCAGCCGGACGCGAGCGTGATCTCGTGACCGCGGCCAGAGCGCTCCTCGCGGGGGTTGCCCAAACGGACGCGCGCCTCGTGCTCGTCGGCGGTGCCGCGACCTTGGCCGTGCCGGGCGGCGCCGGCACCAAGGTGATGGACGACCCGCGGTTTCTCGAGCCTGCGTACCGCGCGATTGCGCTGGCTTGCGCCGCGCAGCTCGAGGCATGCCGCGCCGAGGGCAGCGCGGATTGGACGTACCTAAGTCCGCCCGCGCTCCTCGAGCCGGGCACGCGCACCGGTCACTATCGCCTCGGTGGCGACGAGCTCCTGCTCGACGCCGCGGGCCAGTCGGTCATCTCGATGGAGGACTTTGCCGTCGCCGTGCTCGACGAGGTCGAGCGGCCCGCCCATCGCCGAGCGCGATTCACCGTTGGCTACTGA
- a CDS encoding M61 family peptidase, with protein sequence MAAPFAFAAAFGLPACAPASSSRPSVVVPTIAARPEDVATLEGLMRAFYETVNIAPDAPRQWDRDRTTYLPGARIVAIDEKVSIWDHQGFVDFAEPLLRHGFRERELVRRVRRYGNIANIESSYESFVGPQETVSRGVNYIQTFYDGQRWWITGLVWQTEDAAHPIPADLLPAPPPAAQSILRAGVIQVAVDARDAPRKMVHAKLTVPANPGPLTLLYPKWIPGEHGPTGPIVNLTGLRFSAGGKPIAWERDPSDMYAFHCTVPPGAHAVEVEIDALSAVTSGQFSAGPSMTSQLADLSWNHVVLYPKGTSPDGLTYRASLQLPRGWKYATALPTARESGDTIEFAPVSLTTLIDSPAVAGAHFKEIDLGAGGILPGSPRHVLDMVADSEGALAMGPEHIASMKRLVGEAHALFGSYHYGRYRFLCTLSDDVPSFGLEHHESSDNRLPEKAFRDERKRKAFASLLPHEFVHSWNGKYRRPAGLATSDYQEPMKGDLLWSYEGLTDYLGIVLTARSGLWSAADFRENLAFAAGAMEAAGGRSWRSLHDTSVSGQVLYSAPSEWASWRRSADFYLEGDLLWLEADMLIRNKTGGKRSLDDFTRRFYGGASGAPKVAPYTLDDVVTALGDVVAHDWRAFFAERTSSTAGAPLHGIAASGWRLTYTGEPNEMADRVDEELKQIDLRFSVGLVLKDDGTVLDVAPATPAAKAGIAPGMKLAAVGGRKYATELVRDAIRSKEPFELLVHDGAYVKVHRIDYRGGLRYPHLERDASKPDRLGNLLAPRTQK encoded by the coding sequence ATGGCCGCTCCGTTCGCGTTCGCCGCAGCCTTCGGCCTCCCGGCGTGTGCCCCGGCGTCGTCGTCGCGGCCTTCCGTCGTCGTTCCCACCATTGCGGCGCGTCCCGAGGACGTCGCCACCTTGGAAGGCTTGATGCGCGCCTTCTACGAAACGGTGAACATCGCACCGGACGCGCCACGCCAATGGGATCGTGATCGGACGACGTATTTGCCAGGCGCGCGCATCGTGGCCATCGACGAGAAGGTCTCCATCTGGGATCACCAGGGGTTCGTGGACTTCGCCGAACCGCTGCTCCGCCATGGTTTTCGCGAACGCGAGCTGGTGCGCCGCGTGCGCCGGTACGGCAACATTGCCAACATCGAGTCCAGTTACGAGTCGTTCGTTGGCCCCCAGGAGACGGTTTCGCGTGGGGTGAACTACATTCAAACCTTTTACGATGGCCAGCGGTGGTGGATCACCGGCCTCGTTTGGCAAACGGAGGATGCCGCGCACCCCATTCCCGCGGATCTCTTGCCGGCGCCCCCTCCCGCGGCGCAGAGCATCCTGCGCGCCGGCGTCATCCAGGTGGCCGTCGATGCGCGCGACGCGCCCCGCAAAATGGTGCATGCGAAGCTCACCGTGCCGGCGAACCCCGGGCCTCTGACGTTGCTCTATCCCAAATGGATACCCGGGGAGCACGGTCCCACGGGGCCGATTGTGAATCTCACGGGATTGCGATTCTCGGCAGGTGGAAAACCGATTGCGTGGGAGCGCGATCCTTCGGATATGTATGCCTTCCATTGCACCGTGCCGCCGGGGGCCCACGCCGTGGAGGTCGAGATCGATGCACTTTCCGCGGTGACCTCGGGGCAGTTCAGCGCGGGCCCGAGCATGACCTCGCAGCTGGCGGATCTGAGCTGGAATCACGTCGTGCTCTATCCGAAGGGCACGTCTCCGGACGGTCTCACCTACCGCGCGAGCTTGCAGCTACCCCGCGGGTGGAAATACGCGACGGCCCTGCCCACGGCGCGCGAAAGCGGAGACACCATCGAGTTCGCGCCGGTGTCCTTGACCACGTTGATCGATTCGCCGGCGGTCGCGGGCGCCCATTTCAAAGAGATCGATCTCGGCGCCGGTGGCATTCTTCCCGGGAGCCCGCGCCATGTGCTCGACATGGTGGCCGATTCCGAGGGCGCCCTGGCGATGGGCCCAGAGCACATCGCCAGCATGAAGCGTCTCGTGGGGGAGGCGCACGCGCTTTTTGGATCGTACCACTATGGCCGTTACCGCTTCCTTTGCACCTTGAGCGACGACGTGCCCTCGTTTGGCCTGGAGCACCACGAGTCGAGCGACAATCGACTTCCCGAGAAGGCCTTTCGCGACGAGCGAAAGCGCAAAGCCTTTGCCTCGCTCTTGCCGCACGAGTTCGTGCATTCCTGGAATGGCAAATACCGGCGTCCGGCCGGCCTCGCCACATCGGATTACCAAGAGCCCATGAAGGGCGATCTTCTATGGTCCTACGAGGGCCTCACCGATTACCTCGGCATCGTCCTGACCGCGCGCAGCGGATTGTGGTCGGCGGCGGATTTTCGCGAGAACCTGGCCTTCGCGGCCGGGGCCATGGAGGCGGCGGGCGGACGGAGTTGGCGCTCGCTGCACGATACGTCGGTGTCGGGGCAGGTCCTTTATTCGGCGCCGTCGGAGTGGGCGAGCTGGCGCCGGAGTGCGGACTTTTACCTCGAGGGGGATCTTCTCTGGCTGGAAGCGGACATGCTCATTCGCAACAAGACGGGCGGCAAGCGCTCCCTGGATGATTTCACGCGCCGCTTCTACGGCGGGGCGAGCGGTGCGCCGAAGGTCGCGCCCTACACGTTGGACGACGTGGTGACGGCCCTCGGGGATGTGGTCGCGCACGATTGGCGAGCCTTTTTCGCCGAGCGCACGTCCTCCACGGCGGGCGCCCCGCTCCATGGGATTGCCGCGAGCGGCTGGCGTCTCACGTACACCGGCGAGCCCAATGAGATGGCCGATCGGGTGGACGAAGAATTGAAGCAGATCGACCTGCGCTTTTCCGTCGGCCTCGTCCTCAAAGACGACGGGACGGTGCTCGACGTTGCGCCGGCTACGCCCGCCGCGAAGGCGGGCATCGCGCCGGGCATGAAGCTGGCCGCCGTGGGCGGGCGAAAGTACGCGACGGAGCTCGTGCGGGATGCGATTCGCTCGAAGGAGCCTTTCGAGCTTCTCGTGCACGATGGCGCCTACGTGAAGGTGCACCGCATCGACTACCGCGGCGGGTTGCGCTACCCGCACCTGGAGCGCGACGCTTCGAAGCCCGATCGCCTGGGTAACCTCCTCGCGCCCCGCACGCAAAAGTGA
- a CDS encoding helix-turn-helix domain-containing protein, which produces MVRTVAVVAFDRISPFHLSVPCIVFEEEAPGALAQHYRLRVCAAERGPLRATSGFELRMERGLPALSHADIIIVPSWRNLEERPPEALLSALRRAHARGAILVGLCFGAFVIADTGLLDGRSATTHWQAAPAFARRFPSIRLQSDVLYVDEGDILTSAGAAAGIDCCLHLVRKQCGAEIANHVARRLVVAPHRQGSQAQYIEHPATDVPRGHHLTELLDWARAHLHEPLDVDGLAARVAMSRRSFTRHFRKLTGTSVTQWLLEQRLFLAQRLLETTDDSIERIAEASGFGGAVSLRQHFSAAYTTTPSAWRREFRGPS; this is translated from the coding sequence ATGGTCCGCACCGTCGCCGTCGTCGCCTTCGACCGCATCAGCCCGTTTCATCTTTCGGTACCGTGCATCGTTTTCGAGGAGGAAGCGCCAGGGGCCCTGGCCCAGCATTACCGCCTGCGCGTCTGCGCCGCGGAGCGAGGGCCGTTGCGGGCTACATCCGGGTTCGAGCTTCGCATGGAACGGGGACTCCCCGCGCTCAGCCACGCGGACATCATCATCGTTCCCTCGTGGCGCAATCTCGAAGAGCGGCCACCGGAGGCGCTGCTGTCGGCCTTGCGCCGCGCCCACGCGCGCGGTGCCATCCTCGTCGGTTTGTGCTTTGGCGCCTTCGTCATCGCCGACACGGGTCTCCTCGACGGGCGCAGTGCGACCACGCATTGGCAGGCCGCGCCCGCATTCGCCCGGCGGTTTCCATCGATCCGCCTCCAATCCGATGTGCTCTACGTCGACGAGGGCGACATCCTCACCTCGGCGGGCGCCGCCGCAGGCATCGATTGCTGCCTTCATCTGGTTCGAAAACAATGCGGCGCGGAGATTGCCAATCATGTGGCCCGTCGTCTGGTGGTGGCACCGCACCGGCAAGGCAGCCAGGCGCAATACATCGAGCATCCGGCGACCGACGTGCCGCGCGGGCACCATTTGACCGAGCTGCTCGATTGGGCGCGCGCCCATTTGCACGAGCCGCTGGACGTCGACGGACTGGCCGCCCGCGTCGCCATGAGCCGGCGCAGCTTCACACGACATTTTCGCAAGCTCACCGGAACCAGCGTCACGCAATGGTTGCTCGAGCAACGTCTTTTCCTCGCGCAGCGCTTGCTAGAAACGACCGACGACTCCATCGAGCGCATTGCCGAGGCTTCGGGCTTCGGCGGCGCCGTCTCGCTGCGGCAGCATTTCAGTGCGGCGTACACGACGACGCCGTCGGCGTGGCGGCGCGAATTCCGCGGTCCGTCGTAG
- a CDS encoding PLP-dependent aminotransferase family protein gives MTTLHLPIDRASRIPIYRQIYDGLRQAILDGVLHPGQKVPSTRALAEELEVSRLPVLTAYEQLLHECYLEGRLGSGTFVSAALPDHLLRSPAPAHRRGRIRPPPAARDYGGLGPFRTSLPALDQFPQAVWARLVARHAHTMTRAQMAYGDPAGVAALRDAIAEHLRAARGVRCEAEQVLVVSGSQAALRVTAAVLLARGDGVAMEEPGYPGARAALTAGGARAIPVAVDEEGLRVSTLRTRGAMRAVYVTPSHQYPLGMSMTAARRLELLDWASRQNAWILEDDYDSDYRYVSRPLGALQGMDTQARVIYIGSFSKVLFPALRIGYVVVPPSLVPRFADARASLDLFSPTLYQLALAEFLREGHFARHVRRMRGVYMKRREALLTGLARHCAEWLSVYNADAGLHVTVLLARGINDDNLVARMAARRLTATALSACYAGRARQQGLLLGFGGSTERRLLEATRILSEISTPWR, from the coding sequence ATGACCACTTTGCATCTGCCCATCGACCGCGCCTCGCGCATCCCCATCTATCGGCAGATTTACGATGGACTCCGGCAGGCCATCCTGGATGGGGTGCTGCACCCCGGGCAAAAGGTTCCGTCGACGCGGGCGCTGGCCGAGGAGCTCGAGGTGTCGCGTCTGCCCGTGCTCACGGCGTACGAGCAGCTTTTGCACGAATGCTACCTCGAGGGCCGCCTCGGCTCGGGCACCTTCGTCAGCGCAGCGTTGCCCGATCATCTGCTGCGATCCCCTGCCCCGGCGCACCGCCGTGGCCGCATCCGTCCGCCGCCGGCCGCGCGGGACTACGGTGGACTCGGCCCGTTCCGCACCAGCCTGCCGGCGCTCGATCAATTTCCGCAAGCCGTGTGGGCCCGGTTGGTGGCGCGGCATGCGCACACGATGACGCGTGCGCAAATGGCCTATGGCGATCCGGCGGGCGTCGCAGCCTTGCGGGATGCCATTGCCGAGCATCTTCGCGCCGCGCGCGGCGTTCGATGCGAGGCCGAACAGGTGCTCGTCGTGTCGGGATCGCAGGCGGCCCTGCGCGTGACGGCCGCGGTGCTCCTCGCCCGCGGTGACGGTGTGGCGATGGAAGAGCCGGGGTATCCCGGCGCACGGGCGGCGCTCACGGCAGGTGGCGCGCGCGCGATCCCCGTGGCGGTGGACGAGGAAGGCCTCCGCGTGTCCACCCTTCGAACGCGCGGCGCGATGCGTGCCGTGTACGTCACCCCGTCGCATCAGTACCCGCTGGGCATGTCGATGACCGCGGCGCGGCGGCTCGAATTGCTCGACTGGGCCTCGCGGCAGAACGCGTGGATTCTCGAGGACGACTACGACAGCGACTACCGCTACGTGAGCCGTCCCCTCGGTGCACTGCAAGGAATGGACACGCAAGCACGCGTGATCTACATCGGCTCCTTCAGCAAGGTCCTCTTCCCCGCGCTGCGCATTGGCTACGTCGTCGTGCCGCCTTCTCTCGTGCCGCGGTTTGCGGACGCGAGGGCCTCGCTCGACCTTTTCTCGCCCACGCTTTACCAGCTTGCCCTGGCCGAGTTTCTACGCGAGGGACATTTCGCACGGCACGTGCGCCGTATGCGGGGCGTGTACATGAAACGGCGCGAGGCGCTGCTCACGGGCCTTGCACGGCACTGCGCCGAGTGGCTCTCCGTGTACAACGCCGACGCAGGGCTGCACGTGACGGTGCTGCTCGCACGGGGCATCAACGACGACAACCTCGTGGCGCGCATGGCCGCGCGCAGACTCACGGCAACCGCGCTCTCCGCCTGCTACGCGGGGAGAGCCCGCCAGCAGGGCCTCCTTTTGGGATTCGGCGGCTCGACGGAACGACGACTGCTCGAGGCCACGCGGATCCTGAGCGAGATTTCGACGCCTTGGCGATAG
- a CDS encoding helix-turn-helix domain-containing protein — protein sequence MHRNIQGYVVARYLGDVWNRGRVDILDELVHTDYVGHQSGRPVPCVGACSLARVVRAARVAFPDLHFEVLDQIQDADRVVVRCLKRAKYAEGHDACIDIEQMLLFRFQDGRIIEQWSTVLFSSYENELAFTRMVEWILEPHELEFRTEAQAARAMGEVAVRIPFLPHVRACIRESFDSNERCEARAPEMKDVARRIGMSPRTLQRRLQQAGTTFKHEVDRIRQELACEYLAKTARPLKDIALQLGFFESTSFFRSFRRWTHMSPLQFRLRAAE from the coding sequence TTGCATAGGAATATTCAAGGCTACGTCGTAGCGCGATACTTGGGTGACGTGTGGAATCGAGGTAGGGTCGACATTCTCGACGAGCTGGTTCACACGGATTATGTCGGCCATCAATCCGGTCGTCCCGTGCCGTGCGTGGGTGCGTGCTCACTGGCGCGTGTCGTTCGCGCGGCGCGGGTGGCATTCCCCGATTTGCATTTTGAAGTACTGGATCAGATTCAAGATGCCGATCGCGTCGTCGTCCGCTGTTTGAAACGGGCGAAGTACGCGGAGGGCCACGATGCCTGCATCGACATCGAGCAGATGCTGCTCTTCCGTTTCCAGGACGGCAGAATCATCGAACAATGGTCGACCGTGCTCTTTTCGAGCTACGAGAACGAGCTGGCGTTCACTCGAATGGTCGAGTGGATACTGGAGCCACACGAGCTCGAGTTCCGCACGGAGGCGCAAGCCGCGCGGGCCATGGGCGAGGTGGCGGTGCGCATTCCCTTTCTACCCCACGTTCGCGCCTGCATTCGCGAATCGTTCGACTCGAACGAGCGCTGCGAGGCGCGAGCCCCGGAGATGAAGGACGTGGCTCGGCGGATTGGAATGAGCCCGCGCACCCTGCAGCGGCGGCTCCAGCAGGCGGGAACCACCTTCAAGCACGAGGTCGACCGCATTCGTCAGGAGCTCGCCTGCGAGTACCTCGCGAAGACCGCCCGGCCGCTCAAAGACATTGCCCTGCAACTCGGCTTTTTCGAGTCGACGTCGTTCTTTCGTTCGTTCCGCCGTTGGACCCACATGTCTCCGCTCCAGTTCCGGCTGCGCGCGGCGGAGTAG
- a CDS encoding LysR family transcriptional regulator, with protein MTNEANITFAQLLAFIAVVEEERFTAAARRLGMTQSAISQAVLSLEQSLGVSLLSRGRDRISPSAIGLQVLSNARDALHAVARIREQCASMAGLDHGILRVGSIPSAAARVLPEPLRTFRTHYPGVQLLLLEGTDEEVSEWVHRGTVEVGVTALWEGELDSEVVAEDEFVLVVGHNHRLATSHGPSLRDVANEPFIMWGCSCERVVRRLFSEAEMDAPQVLFTVTSMRALLEMVGHGLGVTVVPSWCLPGNRNRLRVLPLRPAPRRTLYAITRPESFTDGHEERQAARLSPAATAFLTFLRQGARPPIGFDENTEARVPGSDDGRRGVGAPPYG; from the coding sequence ATGACGAACGAAGCCAATATCACATTTGCGCAACTCCTTGCCTTCATCGCCGTGGTGGAAGAAGAGCGCTTCACCGCGGCGGCGCGGCGATTGGGTATGACCCAATCCGCCATCAGCCAAGCCGTGCTTTCGCTCGAGCAATCGCTCGGTGTGTCCCTTCTATCGCGGGGGCGCGATCGAATCTCGCCTTCGGCGATTGGACTCCAGGTCTTGTCCAACGCACGCGACGCACTTCACGCCGTCGCACGCATCCGCGAGCAGTGCGCCAGCATGGCCGGGCTCGACCACGGTATCCTTCGCGTCGGCAGCATTCCCAGCGCGGCCGCACGCGTGCTGCCCGAGCCTTTGCGCACGTTCCGGACGCACTATCCGGGTGTACAATTGCTGCTCCTCGAAGGCACCGACGAAGAGGTCAGCGAATGGGTGCACCGCGGGACGGTCGAGGTGGGCGTGACCGCTCTATGGGAAGGAGAATTGGACTCCGAGGTCGTCGCCGAAGACGAATTCGTGCTCGTCGTCGGGCACAATCATCGGCTGGCCACCTCCCACGGGCCCTCACTCCGCGACGTGGCCAACGAGCCTTTCATCATGTGGGGATGCAGCTGCGAACGTGTCGTTCGGCGGCTCTTTTCGGAGGCCGAGATGGATGCGCCCCAGGTGCTCTTCACGGTCACCAGCATGCGCGCGCTGCTCGAGATGGTGGGGCACGGGCTCGGCGTGACCGTCGTGCCATCGTGGTGCCTGCCGGGCAACCGCAACCGGCTGCGCGTCTTGCCCCTTCGCCCCGCCCCCCGACGGACGTTGTATGCCATCACCAGGCCGGAATCGTTCACGGACGGCCACGAGGAAAGGCAGGCCGCGCGGCTATCCCCGGCTGCGACGGCGTTTCTCACGTTCTTGCGGCAAGGGGCGCGCCCGCCCATCGGCTTCGACGAGAACACCGAGGCCCGCGTGCCGGGATCGGACGATGGTCGACGAGGTGTTGGCGCCCCGCCATACGGGTGA
- a CDS encoding DUF885 domain-containing protein: MRFPSLLGLTFVAACSASTPRPAPAPTPAAPKDDSVTHLADEILHEWIEAHPTEAVLNGMEGAPDGGFADNSTAALAAWQAREDAWSARLARIDGDALWGRPEWLTYGFVRDFLDGARANRVCRMELWPVNQMSGWPAWLAELAQAQRVGTAELRAKALSRFRAVPRYIDHEMANAREGLRLGYSTPRENVDLVIKQLDDILKLPVEKSPFFSPAERDRELAAPWTALLRDEIQPAIQRELDFLKNEYRPRAREALGVAANRDGAACYRASFRVYTTIERDPDETYRLGEQTVQRNVSEAQALAQKVLGVTDLHAIVSRLNADPRNRFRSREEDLEFARTTVERAKAGLSKAFATIPAAPVGVEPVAPFLEAAASDSYQPASADGSRAGVYHINLGAYAATLRSNAEITAFHEAYPGHHYQIALARETPGHHKIEALVANSAFGEGWARYAEALSEEMGLYGSDLAKIQRRLWPARGMVADPGLHLRGWTRQKTVAYLVEAGRFTPAQVDALVNRMAAWPAQLTAYDTGGLEIFALRRKAETALGLRFDLKKFHVALLENGAVTLPMLRKIIDHWIESQR, from the coding sequence ATGCGCTTTCCGTCGCTCCTTGGCCTTACCTTCGTCGCAGCATGCTCCGCCTCCACGCCGCGCCCTGCGCCTGCCCCCACTCCGGCGGCACCGAAGGACGATTCGGTCACACATCTGGCGGACGAGATCTTGCACGAATGGATCGAGGCCCACCCGACGGAGGCGGTGCTCAATGGAATGGAGGGCGCGCCGGATGGCGGATTCGCCGACAATTCGACCGCCGCACTCGCGGCCTGGCAGGCGCGTGAGGATGCATGGTCCGCGCGGCTGGCGCGCATCGATGGGGACGCGCTCTGGGGACGGCCCGAGTGGCTCACGTATGGATTCGTGCGCGACTTTCTCGACGGTGCGCGGGCGAACCGCGTGTGCCGCATGGAGCTGTGGCCGGTGAATCAGATGTCCGGCTGGCCCGCGTGGCTGGCCGAACTCGCACAGGCGCAGCGGGTGGGGACCGCGGAGCTTCGTGCCAAAGCGCTCTCCCGCTTTCGGGCGGTGCCTCGGTACATCGACCACGAGATGGCCAATGCCCGCGAGGGACTCCGATTGGGCTATTCGACACCGCGCGAAAATGTCGATTTGGTGATCAAGCAACTCGACGACATTCTGAAGTTGCCCGTGGAAAAATCGCCCTTCTTCTCCCCCGCCGAACGCGATCGCGAGCTCGCGGCGCCGTGGACGGCCTTGCTGCGAGACGAGATTCAGCCGGCCATTCAGCGCGAACTCGATTTCCTGAAGAACGAATACCGCCCGCGCGCACGGGAGGCGCTCGGCGTGGCGGCGAATCGGGATGGTGCGGCATGCTACCGAGCATCGTTTCGCGTCTACACCACCATCGAACGCGATCCGGACGAGACGTACCGCCTGGGCGAGCAAACGGTGCAACGCAATGTCTCCGAAGCGCAGGCCCTCGCGCAAAAAGTCCTGGGCGTGACCGATCTGCACGCCATCGTATCGCGGCTGAACGCCGATCCCCGCAATCGCTTTCGCTCGCGCGAAGAGGACCTGGAGTTTGCACGCACCACCGTGGAGCGCGCCAAGGCGGGGCTTTCGAAGGCGTTCGCGACCATCCCCGCCGCGCCGGTGGGGGTGGAACCCGTGGCGCCGTTCCTCGAGGCTGCGGCGAGCGATTCGTATCAGCCTGCGTCCGCCGACGGATCACGCGCCGGCGTCTACCACATCAATCTGGGCGCGTACGCGGCCACCTTGCGCTCGAATGCGGAGATCACCGCGTTCCACGAGGCGTATCCGGGGCACCATTACCAAATTGCGCTCGCGCGTGAGACACCGGGGCACCACAAGATCGAGGCACTCGTCGCCAACAGCGCCTTCGGCGAAGGTTGGGCGCGATACGCCGAGGCCCTCTCCGAGGAGATGGGCCTCTACGGTTCGGACCTAGCCAAGATCCAACGGCGCCTCTGGCCCGCCCGCGGGATGGTGGCCGATCCCGGACTGCACCTGCGCGGATGGACCCGGCAGAAGACGGTGGCCTACCTGGTCGAGGCGGGCCGGTTCACACCGGCCCAAGTCGATGCGCTGGTCAACCGCATGGCCGCATGGCCCGCGCAGCTCACGGCCTACGACACGGGCGGGCTGGAGATCTTCGCGCTGCGCCGCAAAGCCGAAACGGCGCTGGGTTTGCGGTTCGATTTGAAGAAGTTCCACGTGGCCCTGCTCGAAAACGGAGCGGTGACCCTGCCGATGCTGCGCAAAATCATCGACCATTGGATCGAATCGCAGCGGTGA